Within the Aspergillus luchuensis IFO 4308 DNA, chromosome 5, nearly complete sequence genome, the region CTCTTCCACCGTTATCCCCTTGATCTGGGCGATGACGTAGGCGACATGGGCTATCGCGGCAGGCTCATTGCGACCCTTGACCATGAGACCCTTCTGccacttctccttcttgacaGCCTTTGGCAACTCCGGCGCACCCTTGAGGTATTTAGACGAGGCATGGGAAGGACGAATTTCGCACTATAGGTCAAAAGTCAGTAAAGATACGAATGAAATGACAGGAAGGTGAGGCATACCCAAGGGCCATCAGTTTCAATCTGGAGTCTCTCTAGCGGGATAGCCTTCACCACCTCGAGATTCTCCTCTGTCTTCAAACTGCAACCGTTCACGCCGATATCAAGCCCAAGAGCAACCATTCgctccatctcttccagaGTCCCTGTAAAGCTATGCACAAGTCCTCTCTTGGGGAGCTTGGCAAGTCGCGGTCCCAGCAATTTCTCGAAATCCTCACTAGCAGCGCGAgaatgaaggaaaagagggagTTGGATCTCCACAGCAAGATCCAACTGGGCTTCAAAGTACTTCAGCTGAGGTTCTTTCGCACTCAAAAACAAGCGATCATAATCCAGGCCGATTTCACCGAACGCGACAGCCTGTCCATTCTCTTTCGACTGCAATGCGAGCGTCCGGAGCTCTTCGAGCATTTTGGAAGGTCCACCGGGGTACTCATCGAACATCTTCGCCTGACAAGGGTGGACACCAACAGTTGCATAGCAAAATCCAGCTGCAAGGGAAGTAGAGTCAGACGAAATCATTGCTGTCTGAGGGCGGCGATAACAAACGTACGGTAGTCATGTGCTAGTTGGAGTGCGCGCCGAGACTCCTCCAGGTCAGAGCCAGTCACCATGAACTTCTGGCACCCGATGTCCTTTGCACGTTGTACAATGTCGTCCAGGTCACTGTCGTGAACCTGTTTGCCATGGTAACTACCCGAGAACACGGGATCACTCAGGTTGATTCCAATCTAGAGTCTCTCCATTAGCTACTATGGCAACGAACAGCGAGGGTTTCAAGGGGGCAGTGAATGTCTACCTACATCAACATATCTGATAGgtttactagtagtagcagtggcAGCAGTAGGAACAGCCTCAGAATCACCCATCTTGACCGTACTCTTAGCCAGGTATCCCTGACTATAATGAAgcgaagtagtagtagaaaaGCTTCTTTTGCTTAATAtagaacaagaagaataagaagcaCGCTGACGATGCAACGCCACCCCAGCAAATCTAGTAATAGTACCAGTACTAATACTAGAATCCAAAGACACTAAATCTTTttcaagaaaaaagcaaatgagTCAGTCATAACCCTTCTTACCCCACTAGTACCCTCCACAAGTCGCGAGAATAAAAAGCAGGAGAGGAAGCACCCCGCCCCCACAGAACCTATATAGCCTGGGATCTCCGCAACAtacctagtagtagtgatcTAGAGCGACGACAACAACGACCCCTCAGATTATTACTattggtagtagtagcagtagtaccAAACTGTCTCACGAGATACCCTACACCAGTAGTAGCCCGTTGCATCAGTATGCGTTTTAGTTGGgagagaataaaaaaaaagttcccTCCTAGATggaaacacacacacacagcctTACAAGGGCgagtgagggggaggggcaagAAAGAGCAGAAAGTGGGACAGAATggataaaatagaataatagtaAGCTAGATAGGTAAAAGTACCAATGCCTGACTGACTCACAGGAATGCGGTTGCGGTGCCTGAAATTCTGGGGATGATTATGGCTTGGGAACAGCCACAGTCATCGATCACAATCGAATTTGTTGTGGCTGTGGTTGTGAGTTGAATTGATTATGTCAGGGTGTATTATTCAGATTAGTTATGTAA harbors:
- a CDS encoding 3'-5'-exodeoxyribonuclease (COG:L;~EggNog:ENOG410PK4N;~InterPro:IPR018228,IPR032466,IPR001130;~PFAM:PF01026;~go_function: GO:0016788 - hydrolase activity, acting on ester bonds [Evidence IEA];~go_function: GO:0016888 - endodeoxyribonuclease activity, producing 5'-phosphomonoesters [Evidence IEA]) encodes the protein MVTGSDLEESRRALQLAHDYPGFCYATVGVHPCQAKMFDEYPGGPSKMLEELRTLALQSKENGQAVAFGEIGLDYDRLFLSAKEPQLKYFEAQLDLAVEIQLPLFLHSRAASEDFEKLLGPRLAKLPKRGLVHSFTGTLEEMERMVALGLDIGVNGCSLKTEENLEVVKAIPLERLQIETDGPWCEIRPSHASSKYLKGAPELPKAVKKEKWQKGLMVKGRNEPAAIAHVAYVIAQIKGITVEEVCEAAWNNSIKMFGLGEDA